DNA sequence from the Cercospora beticola chromosome 8, complete sequence genome:
ACCGACCACCATTACCGAcaacttctcttcttcatcaaaaCCTCCGTCGCCATCATCCGACAGCCACCGCGCTGCGGCGACACACCAACTCGCACATCAGCGACCGCAAGACTGCAAGCACTGAGATCCACCGGACGCCGCGGCTGTCTGACGCATCAGGCGCTGATTCATCAGGGTAAGCTAGCGAGACATATTGGCGAGCGGCAGGCAGAGGAATATCAGAAAGACGTTGGGTTCGAGTTTGAGACAACACTGTCGACCACAGACAGCCTCCTTTTTGCTTTCGCATACTCGTGCGGTGCACTCGAGGTCGCACTGCGCCCCGGGTGTCATTCAGCCGTTTTTCAAAAGACAGCCAGCGCGCCTGGTGTACCTGTCGCAGGCAGTTGCTATTGAATACAAATCCACCTTCCACGGTCGTGCATTTCTGAGCTAGTCGGCAAAGCCTTCTGTTCACTTGTACACCACAATTCCCTCAGTTCTGCTGCATCGTGTAAATTGCGCCCGCGCAAGGAACTACTTTTCTCACACAAAACCGACAGCGCGAAATCTTCGCTTCTGGCCCTTTGGCTCTGGTCATCGCACCTCATCAAATCGCCACCATGTCTTCgtccatcttcttcaagtTCCGCAATCAGAAGGACCTCACGCCAATCGCTTTCGATGGCAGTAGTCTTTCTGTGTTCGAAGTGAAGCGCGAGATCATGAAGATTGCTCGACTCGGTGATGGCAAAGACTTTGACCTGGACATCTCGACTTCTGACACCAACGAGCGTGAGTCTCTATACCGCCATCCTATCTCACGTGACTTTTCACTGACTTTGTACACAGTTTATGATGATGATACGACCCAAATCCCGCGGTCGACCACAGTCATCGCGAGACGTATGCCCGCAGCTAAGAATGGTGCTGGCCGGGCAGCTCGATACGTGACTGGCTCCATGCCCCTTCACGCGAAGAACTCACATCGCACCGAGTCGAACTTGAGAGGTGGCGTTGGCAAGAATGCTTCTGCAGCGAATGGTGTCAAGGACATGAGCTCGAtgacggaggaggagaagttggCAGCTGTAATGAATGCTAGCAATACCCAGTTCCAAGCAGATCTTCAGTCATCTGCGAGTATACCAACGAAGCGCAATGCTTTCAAGCCAGCTGCTGTACCCGACAAGCCGCTGCCTCCGGGATATGTCTGCTATCGCTGTCGCAAGAAGGGACATTGGATCCAAGCATGTCCTACTAACAATGATCCCACcttcgatggcaagaagccAAAGCGCACCACAGGTATTCCGCGTTCTATGCTTGAAAAGGTCGAGGAGCCCGACACCGACAAGGAGCTTCCTCAAGGTGTCTTCATGAATCAGGATGGTGATTACGTCCGCGTCAAGACCGACGACGCCACCTGGCAGAAGATTCAGGAACAGcagaaggctgctgctgagaaggcCAAAGAAGCGGCGGCAGTTGATCAGGAATTGATCGACCGTGGTCTTCTTTGCACTCTGGACAACCGTCCGTTCACTGTACCCGTGAAGACGCCGTGCTGTGGCACCACATACTGCAATGATTGCATCGAGAACGCACTGGCCGACAACGACCTCATCTGCCCAAATTGTGGTGAACAGGCA
Encoded proteins:
- a CDS encoding uncharacterized protein (antiSMASH:Cluster_7~BUSCO:EOG0926357F) gives rise to the protein MSSSIFFKFRNQKDLTPIAFDGSSLSVFEVKREIMKIARLGDGKDFDLDISTSDTNELYDDDTTQIPRSTTVIARRMPAAKNGAGRAARYVTGSMPLHAKNSHRTESNLRGGVGKNASAANGVKDMSSMTEEEKLAAVMNASNTQFQADLQSSASIPTKRNAFKPAAVPDKPLPPGYVCYRCRKKGHWIQACPTNNDPTFDGKKPKRTTGIPRSMLEKVEEPDTDKELPQGVFMNQDGDYVRVKTDDATWQKIQEQQKAAAEKAKEAAAVDQELIDRGLLCTLDNRPFTVPVKTPCCGTTYCNDCIENALADNDLICPNCGEQALLDDLKPDEEALNKLTEYDAEKKAGKLQKEKEASKSPKPEDAAAPGSPDAKSPASAASASKKRKADDELDNTRRPSNPANTTTSSSQQGTPATAAQTNPTQPQPPTAPKNMTEFVNQMNAISGTMGGGQNGMNSFVNPMMNQMMPMNGMGFGMGIPPMMNPMAMMNGFNPMNMNGMPFNAMNGMGGFNNGMNGGMNGGMNGGMNGMNNAQQPWMNGPNRNGGVPTGPAADNGGAYFRQPVNPHRHNNRNRRQRSVDYREM